A genomic region of Mitsuaria sp. 7 contains the following coding sequences:
- a CDS encoding SAM-dependent methyltransferase, with amino-acid sequence MFSSLLAPDAGAASPDARERFLRLLRTALAERRFQRLLLNRHEGEDASIERLTVRDIELRGERALSFLWRHKTKDVTKNHPLDEGLALIDGLLGHDFQQAHLDTLGEEVQLRFSRKGKPLLQVGKKAGADAGAAGGESAAPSGGHDRAKPRELSSDSPFWRDLGVTHEIKGQPALVPAMARKWKQINKFIEIFGAAVRKAGLDEPGTPVRLADFGSGKGYLTFAMHDWLRAQGLAPRVQGVELKQDMVALGNAAAARHGLEGLSFEHGDVRERGDQPLDVMVALHACDIATDYAMHFGLRSGARIIMCAPCCHKEIRPQMTTPAALRPLLQHGIHLGQEAEMVTDSLRALLLELMGYDTQVIEFIALEHTSKNKMVLAVKRPQDPTPARRAELLAQLEEIKRFYGLRSQALETLLRVDGRLEAA; translated from the coding sequence ATGTTCAGTTCCCTCCTTGCCCCCGATGCCGGCGCTGCCTCGCCCGACGCGCGCGAACGCTTCCTCCGCCTGCTGCGCACCGCGCTGGCGGAGCGCCGTTTCCAGCGCCTGCTGCTGAACCGTCACGAGGGCGAGGACGCCTCGATCGAGCGCCTGACCGTGCGCGACATCGAGCTGCGCGGCGAACGCGCGCTGAGCTTCCTCTGGCGGCACAAGACGAAGGACGTCACCAAGAACCACCCGCTCGACGAGGGCCTCGCGCTCATCGACGGACTGCTGGGACACGACTTCCAGCAGGCGCACCTGGACACGCTCGGCGAGGAGGTGCAGCTGCGCTTCAGCCGCAAGGGCAAGCCGCTGCTGCAGGTGGGGAAGAAGGCGGGGGCCGACGCCGGCGCGGCAGGCGGGGAGAGCGCGGCGCCATCCGGCGGACACGACCGCGCCAAGCCCCGCGAGCTGTCGAGCGACAGCCCGTTCTGGCGCGATCTCGGCGTCACGCACGAGATCAAGGGCCAGCCCGCGCTGGTGCCGGCGATGGCGCGCAAGTGGAAGCAGATCAACAAGTTCATCGAGATCTTCGGCGCGGCCGTGCGCAAGGCGGGCCTGGACGAACCGGGGACGCCGGTGCGGCTGGCCGACTTCGGCTCGGGCAAGGGCTACCTGACCTTCGCGATGCACGACTGGCTGCGCGCGCAAGGCCTGGCACCGCGGGTGCAGGGCGTGGAACTCAAGCAGGACATGGTGGCGCTGGGCAATGCCGCGGCGGCGCGGCACGGGCTCGAGGGCCTGAGCTTCGAGCACGGTGACGTGCGCGAACGCGGCGACCAGCCGCTGGACGTGATGGTCGCGCTGCATGCCTGCGACATCGCGACCGACTACGCGATGCACTTCGGCCTGCGCAGCGGCGCGCGCATCATCATGTGCGCGCCGTGCTGCCACAAGGAGATCCGGCCGCAGATGACCACGCCGGCGGCGCTGCGCCCGCTGCTGCAGCACGGCATCCATCTCGGCCAGGAGGCGGAGATGGTGACCGACTCGCTGCGCGCGCTGCTGCTGGAGCTGATGGGCTACGACACCCAGGTCATCGAGTTCATCGCGCTGGAGCACACCAGCAAGAACAAGATGGTGCTGGCCGTGAAGCGCCCGCAAGACCCGACCCCGGCGCGGCGCGCGGAGCTGCTGGCGCAGCTCGAGGAGATCAAGCGCTTCTACGGCCTGCGCAGTCAGGCGCTGGAGACACTGTTGCGGGTGGACGGCAGGCTCGAAGCGGCCTGA